TGCTTTTCAATGAGCTTTTTACAGCTTTCCTGCACGCCCCTGGCTGCGGCGCCGATCTGATCGTCTTCGTACAAGCTAAGATCTTCCGCAAAAAAGTCCATAAGCCGGCCTTCACGCTGCAGCATGGAAAAAAGAAGCAAGGCCCTGCGCTGATCGTCCATTTGCTTTTGACGGGCGCTTTTTTCGTCCACTTGGGGTTTGGACTTTTCTTCTTTTTCGGGAGGAGCGGCGAGGGCGGCGGCTTTTTTGGCGCTGCCTCTCACGCAAAGCCACAGAATCAGAGAAAAAAGAAAGAACACGGCGTAGATGACGCCCACGGCGTAGAGCCTGAAGCCTCCCAGAAAGCCCATGAGTTCAGTGATTCGGGCGGAGACGTTGGCTTCGGGCTGCAGGGCTGCGGCCTCTTTGCCTAAGCTCAAAAGCACATCCAGGCCCAGCCATGCGGGGACGACCAAGGCTGCGCACAAGAGGGTGTTCCAAAATAAAACCCACAAAAAGGAACGGCGAGAAAACCGCTTTATCCAATCCATTTTTTCTGACTCCTTGATTATAACCGTTAGTTCAGGGCTTTGCACAAAGCCCTTGTGGCAAAAGGATATATGTAAATCCAACAAGGCAGGGTGTCAATAGCAGGGCTGGCCCTAATGCTTCTTTATGGGGATAAAAGACGGAAAAAGCCCCCTTTGCCGGATGCGTAAAGCTCCTGCAAAGGGGGCTGCTTGATTTTTTATGCGGAAATTTTTCTGCGGATGGCGTTTGCGCCTAAAAACGCCGCCGCCAAAAGGGCGAAAACGGCGAGGAGTGCGGAGTTAATCCGGGATTGGGCGCCTTTAATAAAGCAATCGTCGGTGAAATCGCCCCAGACTTTTTTATTGTTGTTGTTATCCGGAACGCCCGGTCCGCCCGGGTCTACAACGTATCCATTTTGGATTCCGTCGGCGTCCCCTTCCCCTCCGTCTATAAGTACAATCTCCATGCTCATGCCGTCGTCGGCCACGGTGCAATTTTCGTACTTATACCACCCTTTGGCCTCGTCGTACTTCCACCAGAACGTGTCTCCAGGCATTTCCTTGGAAAAATAAATCGTAATGGTTCCGGTGATGATGTCGTCGTCATAGGCCAGACGAAAGTCCACGGCGCCCAAAGGCAAGTTAGGCCTGGACGGCAGGCTGTCCAGATACTCGTCATCCAGGGCCTTTAAATACTGCACCGTAACGTCGGTGCCGCCTCTTATGCCTATACTGGCTTCGCCGTCATCGGTCAGCACCGTAAAATCGGCGCTGGTGGAGATGGTTTCATTCAGACATTCCTCATCAGCCAGGACGCCGAATTGGGGCTGCTCCCAAACCCGGTAGAGACCGGTCACATCGTAATCCTTGCCAAAACCGCCTTTCATCATAATCAAGGAATAGCCGTCATAACAGAGGCCTGAAGCCGAGCCGTTCAATGCCGTCGCCACGGAAATCGCCTGGCCGGCTTTGATTTCATAAAGCCCGCCGTTGTCTCCATCTGTCATGAAAATGGAATTATAAGGGCCGTAAGACATGGAACGGACCGGATAATCCCAAACCATGACGTCTTGGTCCACGGTTCCCTTTTCCGTATCGATTTCATGGAAATAGGCCTTTTCTCCGGTGTTCTCAACATAAAGAACGGTCTGACTTCCGGAAAAAATCGCAGGGCCGTTATTTCCGCCGTGGAACCTGTCAAAATCAGCAACGACGGTTCTTGTTATGACGCTGCCGTCGATCTCGATATGGCTGAAATAAAGCCTATCGCCGCCGTCTTCATAAGAAGCGACGTACAAGTCTCCGGTTTCCGGATGTTCGACCAGCACCGCGGGAATGCCGGTGCAGCCGGTAATCACGGAAGAGATGTTGTCTTCGTTGTCCTCAAACGCGTACTCATAAATGGAAGACCTGGGATCTTCGTTATAATCCAGAAAATAGAGCTTATCATTTTGGGCGGCCAGCAGTTGGAAAGGGAGCACGCCGTCCAGATCTTGCTTTTCCGAGTCCTTTATGATCAACGCCGTCTCATCGGAGTTATCCAGATCAAATTCGTAGACGTTTCCGGAACTGGGATAGTACATCTTCCTGCCCAGCACCGTGAATTGATCAAAACTGGGATTATAGTCCGGAAAGCCCATGTAGTAGGTTTCATAATTACCCTGCAATTCCAGCCCTTCGGAAACGTAATCGTCTACCAGAGAGCTGTAGCTGAGGTCGCCGGCGTCTTTCCGGCCTGACTCCGCCTCAAACTGGCTTGCGAAAAGTTCGTCACCGTAAAAAAACAGCCCGCCCAACGGGCGGTCGGCGCTTGCAATCTTGTCATAGTTAAAAGCATCGTCTCCATTGTATGGCATTTGGATTAAATAAACTGATTGGCCGTCACCCGAGGCCGCGTATACCATATTGTACCAAGCCCGGGCCGCCCCGGAGACGCCTCCGGGAAATTCCAGAAAATTCGCTTCAATCTCTCTTTCGTTTTCCTGAGTTCCGGGATAAGCCGGGTCCAACAAATGAAAATAACCCGTATCGCCAACCTGCTCGCCGGAAAGCAAAGAACGCGGCCCCAGCCAGGCAATAGGACCCTGGTTTCCGTCGTGGGGCAGATCATAAACCATATGCTTTTTAGCGGAATCTTTGTCCGAATACAGCTCGTAAAAATACGTATGAACGATAGTGGTGGAAATGTACCATACCGCTCCGGTCCAGGGATTTTGAGCGAAGCCATATAGTTGGCCGGTGCAACTCGTACCGTAGTACCTTTTTATGGCAGGCCACTCACCGGCCAGGTTGGCGTAATAAATGGTCTTTTGGCTGTCATGGAAAAACAAAAAGCCTTCCTTGGAGACAAACAGCCCGCCTACGGTATGGGTTTCGTCCGCCACAATGGCAGAACTGCAGACCTTGAGAATATTGCCGGTTTCCAGGTTGTATCCATAGATGTCGTTGTCATAGGCCAGATAAATCAAGTAATCCTGATAAACGGCGAAAGAGCCCTCGTCTTGCTTGGGCGCCGGGTCAAGCGACGGAATGCCGTTATAGGCAGAATACTGGTCATAAGCGGGCGTAAGGGCCGAAAACGCCGGCGCGGCGCCGAACAGGAGCAAGACCAATGCAAGGCCGATCCCCATCATGCGAATATTCCTCTTGGGCATACCCATTCCCCCTCCTTTTATGCTTGCTGGAGCTTGTCTTAGGATTGTCGATTTTATTTTGAATTGCGATTGAATGCTCTTGCGCCGCATTGGATTGCGGCGCCCCGCCCTCTGGATATAATTCCTTAACACACAATCTTTTCAGGGGCAAATGATAGAATTTAAACCGGAAAAAAAACACGGGGATTTTTTTTATGAAAAAAACAGCCTTTTATTCGCCCTCCCGTAAAGCGGTCAGGCCCAGGCGGCGGATCATGGCATGGTCCTTTTGCGGATTGCGTCCCGGGGCCGTGAGATAGTCACCCGTCATAATTCCGGACGCCCCGGCGTAAAAAACCAGTGGATGCAGCTCCTCCAGGTTGGACTCCCTGCCTCCGCAAATGACGATTTCCTTGCCTCCCAAGGCGAAACGCAGCAAGGAAATGATCTTCAGGCAGCGCAAAGGCGACAAGTCGGAGCTTTTTTCCAAACGGGTTCCTTTGATGGGGATGAGGAAGTTAACAGGGACGGAATCCACCTCCAAGTCCCGGAGGGCCAGCCCAAGCTCCAAGACCTGCAAGTCGCTCTCCCCTATTCCAAACAAGCCGCCGGCGCATACGCTCATGCCCGCCTTTTTGGCTTCCCGGATGGTTTGAACTCTGTCTCTGTAAGCATGGGTCGTGCATATTTCCTTAAAATGGCTTTCCGCCGTTTCCAGATTGTGATGATACCGGTCCACGCCCGCTTCCTTTAACAAGGCGAAATCCTGGGCGTCCAGGATTCCCAGGGAAGCGCAATAACCTACCCCGTCGCCGCCCATGCGGGAAAAAGATTCAGCGACGGTCCGCACTTCGGCTTTGGGCAGCCGCCCTCCGCTGGCCACCAGGGAGTATCTGTGCACGCCGTTCTCCCGGGCGTAAGAGGCGCCCTGGAAAATTTTGCCGGAATCAATAAGCGGATAAACGGGCGCGCTGGTTTTAGCGTGGGCGGACTGGGCGCAAAAAGCGCAGTCTTCGCTGCATTTACCTGACTTGCCGTTCACGATGCAGCATAAATGAACCTGATCCCCGAAAAAATGCCTCCTGACGGCATTTGCCGCGGGCAGCAAGTCCAAAACATGGTGCTCAGGCAGGCATGCCAGATCCTCCAGGTCGGATATTTCGGGCAATAGGCCGGCTTTCGCCGCTTCGGCCATTTCGAGGCATTTTTTTAAATCCATATAGACGGTCTTTCTTTCAAACCAAAGGGCGCTTTGATGCCGTTGTATAAGGCCGCCTCGGGCCCGTCGTTAACCATTACTGGCTGTGTAGTTAACGGTTTTGCGAAAAAGTGTCAAGGCTGCGGGTTGATTTTTCAGGGACGAAAAAACAGCCGGGGGAGGAATTTTTTTAAATTCCTCCCCCGGAGTTTGGCTTGATTTTAAGCGGCCGGCCAAGCCGGGATAAAGGCCTGGCCGGAGCGTATTTAGTTTAGGAACGGGCTGCAAAGCGTATTTTCAGCAAAGCCGCCGTGCCGACGCCCAGAAGGAGAATCAGCCCCATGGCCCCGGTATGGGCCTGGGATGCGGTTTGCACAAAGCAGTCACTGGTGTCGTCAATGACAGTATCATCGTCATCGTCCGCAGCAGGGTAGCCGGGTCCTGCAGGGTCGACCACGTAGCCGTTGGCTACGCCGTCGGCATCGCCTTCACCGCCGTCAACAATGGTGAGTTTGACGGCATCGCCGGCTTGCATAAATTCGGCGTTTTCGGGCTGATACCATCCTCTCAACGCATCCAGCTTCCACCATTGACGATTGGCCGCCAAATTTTCGCCGAAACGAATCCAGATGGTTGCGGTTCCGCCCACTTCAGCCACCTTGGCGCGGAAGTCCAACAGGCCGTAGCGCAGGTTATAGGGGCCGCCGGCCGGAAGATCCATGTCCGTGGGATCCAGGAATTGGAAATACTCGATGGTGGTTCCGGCTCCGCCCTGGATGCCAACCCTGTCTGTGGAGTCAGTGCCGGTCTGAACGGTGAAATCGGTTTGATCCAGGTCATTGGTAGGCGCCTGGTCGTCCGGTATGCCGGTAAGCCAAGGCTTCCAGATCGTCATCAGGTCGGTTGCATAGGTGGCAGGATCGGTTGCGGCGACGATGAGGGAGGTTCCGTCATTGGCCAGATCGGCGATGGAGCCGGCGGTTTCGGCAACCAACTCGCTGGAGTCGTCCAGGGTGTTGATTTTGTAAATGGAGTTACCTTCGCTGGTGCTGACGTAAACGCCCTGATCCGGGCCGTATACGGCGGAATTGAGTCCACCGGTCAGGGTGAAAACGTCTTTGTAGACCCTTTCTGTGTTTACGTTGACTTTGTGGATATATCCATTCACGCCCCAAACGGATTCGCCGTAATAGCAGTATTTTTCACTGCCGAAAATGATGGGGCCGCTGGCGCCGCCGTCCGCGGCATGGGGGATGGGAAAGGAAATGCCGTCTCCCACAATTCCGGAGAAATTCTGGTTCACTTCATACAGGTAGAAGACGTCAGCATCCAGATCGGCTGTAGCGATCCACAGGGATTCGCTCCAGGGGTTCCAGGTTATATCCCAGATGGAGCCTTCTATGGTTCCGGACAGGGACAGAGTCTTTTTGACGGATGGATCGGACAGTTTGTTCCTGTACAGGAACTTGGTGGGACCTCCATTGTCATGGTAATACAGGTATCCGTCGCTGCCGGCGGTCAGGCCGGCCGGGCCGAACGCCCAATCGCTTCCTTCGGAAAAGTCCACGTCCGCCCACATTTCACAGGTTCCCGAAATGGTGTTGTAGGCGTAAATGTCGACGGTTCCGCCGTTGTCGCCCGCATACAGAATCGTATCGCCGTAGTAGGCCAGGGAATTATTCCAGGCCTGAAGTCCCACTGCCGGGAGGTCCATGGGGGCGTAGCGGTAGCCCTCGGCGGGGGAGACCAGGTTCACGTTTTCCGTGTCGCTCAAAACGCCGAAGCTGACTGTGCCGGATGTCACGTGGGTGGTTCCGATATAGAACTGGCTGCCGTCAAAGGCCAGACCGCCGACGGTTTCGGTATGGGTCAGGACCTGCTCAACCATGCCATTGTATATGTAACTGACATTTTGTCCTGAACCCGTGGCCACGAAAGGCCTGTTGCTGTACCCCAGGACGGCGTCGGAAAGGCCTCCGGAAAAATATGCATACTGGTCGTCAACAACCAGATCGCCTTCAGGATACACCCACTGGAAGGCCCCTTCGGTCGCGTAGACGGCTTCGCCCACCAGGACCGTATTCGGGCCTTTGAAGACGATAGGACCAACGCCGGCATCGGTCATGGCATTATCAATTTCCATCCTAAGGTTAATCGTTCTTTTTGTGCCTACGCCAACAATTTCGTACAGGTACATTTTCTGGGTGTCGTAATCCCCGGAGACAAACCACAGCCTGTCGGTCCAGGGATTGATGGCCAATTCATAGATGGAGCCTTCGCAATTCGTATTAAATGTGGTGTAGGTCTCAGGGTCGTTGCCGAAAACAAACTTGTACAAATACTTCGTAGGTCCGCCGTTGTCGTGGAAATACAAGGTCGAGCCATCGTAGGCAAGAACCATTCCGGCCGGGCCTGCAGCCCAGGTGGATTGGAGAGTGGGACTCACCACAAGTTGGCTTTCCAGGGTTTCCGGGTCCCAGCCGTAAACTTTTCCGCCGGAGGCGTACAGCAAAAGGGTGTTTGTAAGCACATCATTATCTACAAAGACCGCAGATGGGTTCCAGGCGTCAGGCGCAGGGTCGAATGCCGGAAGATCTTCGTAATTCCAGGCGGCCAGGGCGTTTCCAGCCCCGACGAAGGCCAGCAGTACAGCAATAATCAATAGCCTCTTCATGTTTTCATCTCCTCCTCAGTGTGCACAAACACTCGAAAAGTAAAGCGCAGCAATAATCCTCCCGCTGCTTGGTTAAAAATGTCGCTCCAATACATATATTACTTTTTGACTAATAATATTCTTAAAAAAACCGGTCCGCCTATAATGGCGGTAATAATCCCTACGGGCATTTCCGTGGGATGCACGGCGGTCCTGGCAACCAGATCGCATAAAGTCAGCACGCCGCCTCCCAATAAAAAAGATGCGGGCAAAACAACTCTATGGTCATAGCCTGACAGGCGGCGGACTGCGTGAGGAATCACCAGCCCCACAAAACCTATGGGGCCTGCCAGGGATACGGCTGCGGCCGTAGCCAGTCCTGCGCCCAGGAAAACCATTCTTTGGACGCGTTGCACGTCAACGCCCCTTCCATGTGCCATATCCTCGCCAAAAGCAAGCTGATTCAGCGAATTGGCCTGCATAAAAACCATGAGCAGGCCGGGAATGAGAAAAGGCGTGAGAGAAACCAGATCCTGGTAGCCCACCACGTCCAATCCGCCCATCATCCACCGGTCCATAGCCACCAATTGGTGAGGATTCACCAGATAGCGTATCAACAAAATGGCTGCGCCGCAAAGAATATTAAAGGTCACCCCGGCCAACAGGATGGTGTTCATGGAAATTCCCGTAGGCCTTTGGGCCAGCCAATACAGGCCGGCGATGCAGAACATGCATCCCGCCAGGCTTAAAAACTGGATGGATGTGAACGGCCCGAAATGAAAAAACATGCCCGGAATGGATATGGCGGCTACGGCGCCCACAGCGCCTCCGCCTGCGATTCCCAGGATGTACGGCTCGGCCAGCACGTTTTTCAGCACTACCTGGAGTGCGGCGCCCACCACGCCCAAAGTTCCGCCTACGATAAAGGCGAGCAACACTCTGGGCAGGCGATGATAGACAAAAATGTCCGCGTCCACATTGGGGGCGTTATGAAAAAGGCCGTTCATGACATTGGTCATATTCAGGGTTTCGCCTCCTAAAAAGGGCGAGATGAAGAAAATGGCGCCCGCCCCAATGGCGTAGATTGCGATAATGCCGTA
The sequence above is drawn from the Desulfatibacillum aliphaticivorans DSM 15576 genome and encodes:
- a CDS encoding DUF2760 domain-containing protein yields the protein MDWIKRFSRRSFLWVLFWNTLLCAALVVPAWLGLDVLLSLGKEAAALQPEANVSARITELMGFLGGFRLYAVGVIYAVFFLFSLILWLCVRGSAKKAAALAAPPEKEEKSKPQVDEKSARQKQMDDQRRALLLFSMLQREGRLMDFFAEDLSLYEDDQIGAAARGVQESCKKLIEKHFNPQPVLDHEEGEAITIEEDFDPAAIKLIGAVSGKPPFKGVLRHRGWRAGRFEMPTLIAQGDPRLIAPAEVELE
- a CDS encoding choice-of-anchor U domain-containing protein, which encodes MGMPKRNIRMMGIGLALVLLLFGAAPAFSALTPAYDQYSAYNGIPSLDPAPKQDEGSFAVYQDYLIYLAYDNDIYGYNLETGNILKVCSSAIVADETHTVGGLFVSKEGFLFFHDSQKTIYYANLAGEWPAIKRYYGTSCTGQLYGFAQNPWTGAVWYISTTIVHTYFYELYSDKDSAKKHMVYDLPHDGNQGPIAWLGPRSLLSGEQVGDTGYFHLLDPAYPGTQENEREIEANFLEFPGGVSGAARAWYNMVYAASGDGQSVYLIQMPYNGDDAFNYDKIASADRPLGGLFFYGDELFASQFEAESGRKDAGDLSYSSLVDDYVSEGLELQGNYETYYMGFPDYNPSFDQFTVLGRKMYYPSSGNVYEFDLDNSDETALIIKDSEKQDLDGVLPFQLLAAQNDKLYFLDYNEDPRSSIYEYAFEDNEDNISSVITGCTGIPAVLVEHPETGDLYVASYEDGGDRLYFSHIEIDGSVITRTVVADFDRFHGGNNGPAIFSGSQTVLYVENTGEKAYFHEIDTEKGTVDQDVMVWDYPVRSMSYGPYNSIFMTDGDNGGLYEIKAGQAISVATALNGSASGLCYDGYSLIMMKGGFGKDYDVTGLYRVWEQPQFGVLADEECLNETISTSADFTVLTDDGEASIGIRGGTDVTVQYLKALDDEYLDSLPSRPNLPLGAVDFRLAYDDDIITGTITIYFSKEMPGDTFWWKYDEAKGWYKYENCTVADDGMSMEIVLIDGGEGDADGIQNGYVVDPGGPGVPDNNNNKKVWGDFTDDCFIKGAQSRINSALLAVFALLAAAFLGANAIRRKISA
- the bioB gene encoding biotin synthase BioB, which produces MDLKKCLEMAEAAKAGLLPEISDLEDLACLPEHHVLDLLPAANAVRRHFFGDQVHLCCIVNGKSGKCSEDCAFCAQSAHAKTSAPVYPLIDSGKIFQGASYARENGVHRYSLVASGGRLPKAEVRTVAESFSRMGGDGVGYCASLGILDAQDFALLKEAGVDRYHHNLETAESHFKEICTTHAYRDRVQTIREAKKAGMSVCAGGLFGIGESDLQVLELGLALRDLEVDSVPVNFLIPIKGTRLEKSSDLSPLRCLKIISLLRFALGGKEIVICGGRESNLEELHPLVFYAGASGIMTGDYLTAPGRNPQKDHAMIRRLGLTALREGE
- a CDS encoding choice-of-anchor U domain-containing protein, producing MKRLLIIAVLLAFVGAGNALAAWNYEDLPAFDPAPDAWNPSAVFVDNDVLTNTLLLYASGGKVYGWDPETLESQLVVSPTLQSTWAAGPAGMVLAYDGSTLYFHDNGGPTKYLYKFVFGNDPETYTTFNTNCEGSIYELAINPWTDRLWFVSGDYDTQKMYLYEIVGVGTKRTINLRMEIDNAMTDAGVGPIVFKGPNTVLVGEAVYATEGAFQWVYPEGDLVVDDQYAYFSGGLSDAVLGYSNRPFVATGSGQNVSYIYNGMVEQVLTHTETVGGLAFDGSQFYIGTTHVTSGTVSFGVLSDTENVNLVSPAEGYRYAPMDLPAVGLQAWNNSLAYYGDTILYAGDNGGTVDIYAYNTISGTCEMWADVDFSEGSDWAFGPAGLTAGSDGYLYYHDNGGPTKFLYRNKLSDPSVKKTLSLSGTIEGSIWDITWNPWSESLWIATADLDADVFYLYEVNQNFSGIVGDGISFPIPHAADGGASGPIIFGSEKYCYYGESVWGVNGYIHKVNVNTERVYKDVFTLTGGLNSAVYGPDQGVYVSTSEGNSIYKINTLDDSSELVAETAGSIADLANDGTSLIVAATDPATYATDLMTIWKPWLTGIPDDQAPTNDLDQTDFTVQTGTDSTDRVGIQGGAGTTIEYFQFLDPTDMDLPAGGPYNLRYGLLDFRAKVAEVGGTATIWIRFGENLAANRQWWKLDALRGWYQPENAEFMQAGDAVKLTIVDGGEGDADGVANGYVVDPAGPGYPAADDDDDTVIDDTSDCFVQTASQAHTGAMGLILLLGVGTAALLKIRFAARS
- a CDS encoding FecCD family ABC transporter permease, encoding MTRILTSRQFYGIIAIYAIGAGAIFFISPFLGGETLNMTNVMNGLFHNAPNVDADIFVYHRLPRVLLAFIVGGTLGVVGAALQVVLKNVLAEPYILGIAGGGAVGAVAAISIPGMFFHFGPFTSIQFLSLAGCMFCIAGLYWLAQRPTGISMNTILLAGVTFNILCGAAILLIRYLVNPHQLVAMDRWMMGGLDVVGYQDLVSLTPFLIPGLLMVFMQANSLNQLAFGEDMAHGRGVDVQRVQRMVFLGAGLATAAAVSLAGPIGFVGLVIPHAVRRLSGYDHRVVLPASFLLGGGVLTLCDLVARTAVHPTEMPVGIITAIIGGPVFLRILLVKK